A genomic segment from Longimicrobium sp. encodes:
- the sdhA gene encoding succinate dehydrogenase flavoprotein subunit has product MIHTHTYDALVVGGGGAGLMTAIYLSRNPSLRTAVISKLYPTRSHTGAAQGGICAALANLEEDHPEWHAFDTVKGSDYLGDQDAIETMCEEAVPVIIELEHMGLPFSRTADGKIAQRPFGGHTHHFGQGPVRRSCYAADRTGHMILQTLYQNCIKNGVDFYDEFQVVDVLIHDGRCAGVVAWHVHTGDLHVFRAKAVEFATGGFGRIWSITSNAHANTGDGVAVALRAGVPLEDMEFYQFHPTGIYRLGILITEGVRGEGGVLRNDHGERFMERYAPTMKDLASRDVVARAIHKEIREGRGIGGKKYVYLDATHLGADVIENKLPDIADFCRTYLGVDPVKEPMPIQPTAHYGMGGIPTDVWCRAVIDSNNTVLPGLFAAGECACVSVHGANRLGTNSLLDLVVFGRRGGIEMARFCETADMPELPSDPTARVEEMFGAILGNKQGEPAAKLREELQDVMQDDVGISRNGEGMTHALAKVRELKDRFSRVGVMDQGRAFNTDLLEAWELRNLLDLAEVSTLSALNRTESRGAHMREDYDKRDDVNWLKHTLVTRGADGSLSIDYKPVTITRFQPKERVY; this is encoded by the coding sequence ATGATCCACACGCACACCTACGACGCCCTGGTGGTGGGCGGCGGCGGGGCGGGGCTGATGACGGCCATCTACCTCTCCCGCAACCCCAGCCTCCGCACGGCGGTCATCTCCAAGCTGTATCCGACACGCTCGCATACGGGCGCCGCGCAGGGCGGGATCTGCGCCGCGCTGGCGAACCTGGAGGAAGACCACCCCGAGTGGCACGCGTTCGACACCGTGAAGGGGTCGGACTACCTGGGCGACCAGGATGCCATCGAGACCATGTGCGAGGAGGCCGTCCCGGTCATCATCGAGCTGGAGCACATGGGGCTTCCCTTCTCGCGGACGGCGGACGGGAAGATCGCCCAGCGCCCGTTCGGCGGGCACACGCACCACTTCGGGCAGGGGCCCGTGCGCCGCAGCTGCTACGCGGCCGACCGCACCGGGCACATGATCCTGCAGACGCTCTACCAGAACTGCATCAAGAACGGCGTAGACTTCTACGACGAGTTCCAGGTGGTGGACGTGCTGATCCACGACGGCCGCTGCGCCGGCGTGGTCGCCTGGCACGTGCACACCGGCGACCTGCACGTCTTCCGCGCCAAGGCGGTCGAGTTCGCCACCGGCGGGTTCGGGCGCATCTGGTCCATCACCTCCAACGCGCACGCCAACACGGGCGACGGGGTCGCCGTGGCGCTGCGCGCCGGGGTGCCGCTGGAGGACATGGAGTTCTACCAGTTCCACCCCACCGGCATCTACCGCCTGGGGATCCTGATCACCGAGGGCGTGCGCGGCGAGGGCGGAGTGCTGCGCAACGACCACGGCGAGCGCTTCATGGAGCGCTACGCGCCCACCATGAAGGACCTCGCGTCCAGAGACGTCGTCGCCCGCGCGATCCACAAGGAGATCCGCGAGGGGCGGGGGATCGGGGGGAAGAAGTACGTGTACCTCGACGCCACGCACCTGGGCGCCGACGTCATCGAGAACAAGCTTCCCGACATCGCCGACTTCTGCCGCACGTATCTCGGTGTCGATCCGGTGAAGGAGCCGATGCCCATCCAGCCGACCGCGCACTACGGCATGGGCGGGATCCCCACCGACGTGTGGTGCCGCGCGGTCATCGACTCGAACAACACCGTGCTCCCCGGCCTCTTCGCCGCGGGCGAGTGCGCCTGCGTCTCCGTGCACGGCGCCAACCGGCTGGGCACCAACTCGCTGCTGGACCTGGTGGTGTTCGGGCGGCGCGGGGGGATCGAGATGGCTCGCTTCTGCGAGACCGCCGACATGCCCGAGCTGCCGTCCGACCCCACGGCGCGGGTGGAGGAGATGTTCGGCGCCATCCTGGGGAACAAGCAGGGCGAGCCCGCCGCCAAGCTGCGCGAGGAGCTGCAGGACGTGATGCAGGACGACGTGGGCATCTCGCGCAACGGCGAGGGGATGACGCACGCGCTGGCCAAGGTGCGCGAGCTGAAGGACCGCTTTAGCCGCGTGGGGGTGATGGATCAGGGGCGCGCCTTCAACACCGACCTGCTGGAGGCGTGGGAGCTGCGCAACCTGCTGGACCTGGCCGAGGTGTCCACGCTCAGCGCCCTCAACCGCACGGAGAGCCGAGGCGCGCACATGCGCGAGGACTACGACAAGCGCGACGACGTGAACTGGCTGAAGCACACGCTGGTGACCCGCGGGGCCGACGGGAGCCTGTCGATCGACTACAAGCCGGTGACCATCACCAGGTTCCAGCCCAAGGAGCGGGTATACTGA
- a CDS encoding succinate dehydrogenase iron-sulfur subunit has translation MASKLTLRILRYNPETDEVPYYAEYAVMVDPTDRVLDALNMVKWYQEGSLTYRRSCAHGICGSDAMRINGVNRLACKVLVRDVGDFVTVEPLMGFRVIKDLVVDMEPFFAQYRSVLPFFINDARPPERERLQTVADRERFDDTTKCILCAACTTSCPSFWANEDFVGPAAIVNAHRFIFDSRDEAAGERLERLNDREGVWRCRTIFNCTEACPREIKITKAIGEVKKAILYGSPRATK, from the coding sequence ATGGCCAGCAAGCTTACGCTCCGGATCCTGCGCTACAACCCGGAGACGGACGAGGTCCCGTACTACGCCGAATACGCGGTGATGGTGGACCCCACCGACCGCGTGCTCGACGCGCTGAACATGGTGAAGTGGTACCAGGAGGGGTCGCTCACCTACCGGCGCAGCTGCGCCCACGGGATCTGCGGCTCCGACGCCATGCGCATCAACGGCGTGAACCGCCTTGCCTGCAAGGTGCTGGTGCGCGACGTGGGCGACTTCGTGACCGTGGAGCCGCTGATGGGCTTCCGCGTGATCAAGGACCTGGTGGTGGACATGGAGCCGTTCTTCGCGCAGTACCGGAGCGTGCTCCCGTTCTTCATCAATGACGCCCGCCCCCCCGAGCGCGAGCGCCTGCAGACGGTGGCGGACCGCGAGCGCTTCGACGATACGACGAAGTGCATCCTCTGCGCGGCGTGCACCACCAGCTGCCCCAGCTTCTGGGCCAACGAGGACTTCGTGGGCCCGGCGGCCATCGTGAACGCGCACCGCTTCATCTTCGACAGCCGCGACGAGGCGGCGGGCGAGCGGCTGGAGCGACTGAACGACCGCGAGGGCGTCTGGCGCTGCCGCACCATCTTCAACTGCACCGAGGCCTGCCCCCGCGAGATCAAGATCACCAAAGCCATCGGCGAGGTGAAGAAGGCCATTCTGTACGGGTCCCCGCGCGCGACGAAGTAG
- a CDS encoding BrnT family toxin translates to MDAYERLSLATGFQWDAGNAEKNWLRHQVSKAECEQVFFNQPLIVADDVKHSGEEDRFFALGRSDADRRLFVVFTLRETLIRVISVRD, encoded by the coding sequence ATGGATGCGTACGAGCGGCTGAGCCTTGCGACCGGGTTCCAATGGGATGCCGGGAATGCGGAGAAGAACTGGCTTCGTCACCAGGTCAGTAAGGCCGAGTGCGAGCAGGTGTTCTTCAATCAGCCGCTGATCGTCGCGGACGACGTGAAGCATTCGGGCGAGGAAGACCGGTTCTTCGCCCTCGGCAGGTCCGATGCCGACCGCCGGCTCTTTGTCGTCTTTACGCTCCGCGAAACCCTGATCCGCGTGATCTCGGTCCGCGACTGA
- a CDS encoding BrnA antitoxin family protein — translation MSRKLPDFGSEDEEQDFWAEHDSTEYVDWARARRTVLANLRPSTRTISLRLPEHMIEEIKLLANKRDVPYQSLLKIFLAERVEEELRGASRRKAL, via the coding sequence ATGAGCAGGAAGCTTCCGGACTTCGGGTCCGAGGACGAGGAGCAGGATTTCTGGGCCGAGCACGATTCCACGGAATACGTGGATTGGGCGCGGGCGCGCCGGACCGTTCTGGCCAACCTGCGGCCTTCCACGCGCACCATCTCGCTTCGCCTCCCCGAGCACATGATCGAGGAGATCAAGCTGCTGGCCAACAAGCGCGACGTGCCCTACCAGTCGCTGCTGAAGATCTTCCTCGCCGAGCGGGTCGAGGAAGAACTCAGAGGTGCTTCCAGGCGAAAGGCCCTCTAG
- a CDS encoding type II toxin-antitoxin system HicB family antitoxin: MPLTDYTVTIQQHEGTWIGWIDELSGVNCQGATREELVENLASALAEALEMNSM; encoded by the coding sequence ATGCCGCTGACGGACTACACGGTAACGATCCAGCAGCACGAAGGTACGTGGATCGGGTGGATCGATGAGCTTTCCGGGGTGAACTGCCAGGGTGCAACTAGGGAAGAGCTGGTCGAGAATCTGGCGTCTGCGCTGGCAGAGGCGTTGGAGATGAACTCGATGTAG
- a CDS encoding BrnT family toxin: MLSYEWDPNKAESNHAKHGVRFSAATAVFADDGAITIADDDPREERHMIIGHDGAGRLLVVVFTWRGDELVRLISARKATRTEAQFYYLSGP, encoded by the coding sequence ATGCTGAGCTACGAGTGGGACCCCAACAAGGCGGAGAGCAACCACGCCAAACACGGAGTCCGTTTCTCGGCCGCAACGGCCGTGTTCGCCGACGACGGCGCCATCACGATCGCGGATGACGATCCACGTGAAGAGCGGCACATGATCATTGGGCACGATGGGGCCGGCCGCCTGCTGGTGGTAGTGTTCACGTGGCGTGGAGACGAGCTCGTCCGGCTGATTTCCGCGCGGAAGGCAACGCGTACCGAGGCACAGTTCTACTACCTGAGCGGACCATGA
- a CDS encoding BrnA antitoxin family protein, whose product MKDEYDFSRGKRGALDPTPPGKTRITIRLDDEVLEWFRDQVDRAGGGNYQTMINDALRDHIERHSLEELLRRVVREELSRVV is encoded by the coding sequence ATGAAAGACGAATACGACTTCAGTCGTGGCAAGCGCGGCGCCCTCGATCCCACGCCGCCGGGCAAAACCCGCATCACCATTCGCCTCGACGACGAGGTCCTTGAGTGGTTCCGCGATCAGGTCGACAGGGCCGGTGGTGGCAACTACCAGACGATGATCAACGACGCTCTCCGCGATCACATCGAACGGCACTCGCTTGAAGAGCTGCTCCGGCGCGTGGTGCGCGAGGAACTGAGCCGCGTTGTGTGA
- a CDS encoding TonB-dependent receptor domain-containing protein, with protein sequence MKRRTDSHARRAGWTWLAALALSLFSAAAPLAAQQQPAARPPAGQPPAAGPGEIRGSVVDGQSNAPIPAASVAVYADSVLVAGALARPDGSFRIQGLRPGTYVMKVTMMGYETRTSARISITPAAARVNTGPIRLSRGAVALQGITATADRQAATIAPDRNTYQSRQVAPAATTASEVLEAVPSVQVDADGRVSLRGNENVVVQINGRPSPLRGTQLAGYLKQLPANTLDRVEVIPNPSARQDPEGMAGIINIVLKQNVDLGLSGGLTLAASTADRYTASGNLGYQQGPATFFASYGFNSDDRSVTGLNDRTRLAAGSPLHFTNQDISGSNNNHGHNFNGTMDYRVGERDVLSTGLLLNLRGGTDATISDYSELDAAQLLLDRYQRVRDSRSDGNVLDYTLGFKRTLQPQRHELSGEVRVNRSTQLDRTDLWRQPVGAGSVVDAEIDRTDERTVQVTGQVDYTRGLGARTKLETGYKGYVRWLDRDFGVQRDSLGTGTFTRSDLSNALQLDEQVNAVYGVLSGGVGRFELQGGLRAEYAGRTFSLANSGEEFPHNYWSVFPSALASYKLGEQDQLKVSYSRRIRRPGSQELNPFPVFFDLQNVFLGNPELNPEYTDAVELGYQHSARWGSLQVSPFYRRTSDVIRFIINTADSVAGREVTSVSFENLDTGTSWGADLNGSLRVGQAFSGFGGFNVFKMVTEGTGGESSLSSQAVTWSARVNGTFNLTPRTSFTAAYFYRAPMNIERGRFDAFGFANFSMRQKVYGEKASVTVRVSDPFNQQRFRVRAGDDNVIQLTERAQTSRAVHVAFQYNFGRPPRLRQRPQEQQPQPSSPFGG encoded by the coding sequence ATGAAACGTCGTACCGATTCCCACGCGCGCCGCGCCGGATGGACCTGGCTCGCCGCGCTCGCGCTTTCCCTTTTCTCCGCCGCCGCGCCGCTGGCCGCGCAGCAGCAGCCCGCCGCGCGCCCGCCCGCGGGGCAGCCGCCCGCCGCCGGCCCCGGCGAGATCCGCGGCTCCGTGGTCGACGGGCAGAGCAACGCCCCCATCCCCGCCGCCTCCGTCGCCGTCTACGCCGACTCGGTGCTGGTCGCCGGCGCCCTCGCGCGGCCGGACGGCAGCTTCCGCATCCAGGGGCTGCGGCCGGGCACGTACGTGATGAAGGTGACGATGATGGGGTACGAGACGCGCACCTCGGCGCGCATCTCCATCACCCCGGCGGCGGCGCGGGTGAACACCGGGCCCATCCGCCTGTCGCGCGGCGCCGTGGCCCTGCAGGGGATCACCGCCACCGCCGACCGCCAGGCCGCCACCATCGCCCCCGACCGCAACACCTACCAGAGCCGCCAGGTGGCGCCCGCGGCCACCACCGCCAGCGAGGTGCTCGAGGCCGTTCCCTCGGTGCAGGTGGACGCCGACGGCCGGGTGAGCCTGCGCGGCAACGAAAACGTGGTGGTGCAGATCAACGGCCGCCCGTCGCCGCTGCGCGGCACGCAGCTGGCCGGCTACCTGAAGCAGCTTCCGGCCAACACGCTGGACCGCGTGGAGGTCATCCCCAACCCGTCGGCCCGGCAGGACCCCGAGGGGATGGCGGGGATCATCAACATCGTCCTCAAGCAGAACGTGGACCTGGGCCTGAGCGGCGGCCTCACCCTGGCCGCATCGACCGCGGACCGCTACACCGCGTCGGGGAACCTGGGGTACCAGCAGGGCCCGGCCACCTTCTTCGCCAGCTACGGCTTCAACAGCGACGACCGCTCGGTCACCGGCCTGAACGACCGCACGCGGCTGGCGGCCGGGTCGCCGCTGCACTTCACCAACCAGGACATCTCGGGATCCAACAACAACCACGGCCACAACTTCAACGGCACCATGGACTACCGGGTGGGCGAGCGCGACGTGCTCTCCACCGGCCTGCTGCTGAACCTGCGCGGCGGCACCGACGCCACCATCAGCGACTACAGCGAGCTGGACGCCGCGCAGCTGCTGCTGGACCGCTACCAGCGCGTGCGCGACTCGCGGTCGGACGGGAACGTGCTGGACTACACGCTGGGCTTCAAGCGCACGCTGCAGCCGCAGCGCCACGAGCTTTCCGGCGAGGTGCGGGTGAACCGCAGCACCCAGCTGGACCGCACCGACCTGTGGCGCCAGCCGGTGGGCGCGGGCTCGGTGGTGGACGCGGAGATCGACCGCACCGACGAGCGCACCGTGCAGGTGACCGGGCAGGTGGACTACACGCGCGGGCTGGGCGCCCGCACGAAGCTGGAGACGGGGTACAAGGGATACGTGCGCTGGCTGGACCGCGACTTCGGCGTGCAGCGCGACTCGCTGGGCACCGGCACCTTCACGCGCAGCGACCTGAGCAACGCGCTGCAGCTGGACGAGCAGGTGAACGCCGTCTACGGCGTGCTGAGCGGGGGCGTGGGCCGCTTCGAGCTGCAGGGCGGGCTGCGGGCCGAGTACGCGGGCCGCACCTTCTCGCTGGCCAACTCGGGCGAGGAGTTCCCGCACAACTACTGGAGCGTGTTCCCCAGCGCCCTGGCCAGCTACAAGCTGGGGGAGCAGGACCAGCTGAAGGTGAGCTACTCGCGGCGCATCCGCCGGCCGGGAAGCCAGGAGCTGAACCCGTTCCCGGTGTTCTTCGACCTGCAGAACGTCTTCCTGGGCAACCCGGAGCTGAACCCCGAGTACACCGACGCGGTGGAGCTGGGCTACCAGCACTCGGCGCGGTGGGGCTCGCTGCAGGTGTCGCCCTTCTACCGCCGCACGTCGGACGTCATCCGCTTCATCATCAACACGGCGGACAGCGTGGCGGGGCGCGAGGTGACTTCGGTGAGCTTCGAGAACCTGGACACCGGCACCAGCTGGGGCGCCGACCTGAACGGCTCGCTGCGGGTGGGGCAGGCGTTCAGCGGGTTCGGCGGGTTCAACGTGTTCAAGATGGTGACGGAGGGCACGGGCGGCGAGTCCAGCCTGTCGTCGCAGGCGGTCACCTGGTCGGCGCGGGTGAACGGCACCTTCAACCTCACCCCGCGCACCTCGTTCACGGCGGCCTACTTCTACCGCGCGCCCATGAACATCGAGCGGGGGAGATTCGACGCCTTCGGGTTCGCCAACTTCTCCATGCGCCAGAAGGTGTACGGCGAAAAGGCGAGCGTGACGGTGCGCGTGTCGGACCCGTTCAACCAGCAGCGCTTCCGCGTCCGCGCGGGCGACGACAACGTGATCCAGCTCACCGAGCGTGCGCAGACGTCGCGCGCGGTGCACGTGGCCTTCCAGTACAACTTCGGCCGCCCGCCGCGCCTGCGCCAGCGCCCTCAGGAGCAGCAGCCCCAGCCCAGCTCGCCTTTCGGCGGGTGA
- a CDS encoding M2 family metallopeptidase has translation MNRVNFMRARTLASAVALAALVPALAGAQARTTASAAAATPQSAAAFMAETERELAELSLRDNQAEWVAATYITRDTEELSARAQNELAVAVQRRALAARRFDNLRLPADLRRKFDLLRLSLSAPPPGNAAEAEELSRIRASMEGDYGRGTYCRQPGQCMDINALSRVLATSHDPAELLDAWQGWHRVGAPMRQRYARFVELSNKGARELGYSDAGAMWRGRYDMPADSFSAETDRLWEQVRPLYVSLHAYVRQRLVEQYGAQVVPPNGMIPAHLLGNMWAQEWGNIYPIVAPKVAAGPGYDLTELLKARNVDSPGMAKYAERFFTSLGFQPLPQTFWERSMLTRPRDRDVVCHASAWDIDDQEDVRIKACLEPTAEDFVTIHHEMGHNIYQRAYRNQPFMFRGGANDGFHEAIGDAIALSITPGYLKQVGLLGEIPPPAADTALLLRQALDKVAFLPFGLMVDKWRWGVFSGQITPASYNAAWWQLRNRYQGVAAPMPRTEADFDPGAKYHIPANTPYMRYFLARVLQFQFYRALCRESGYTGPLYRCSFFGSEAAGRRFNRMLEAGQSKPWQETLFAMTGERKMDGTAMLEYFAPLKEWLDRQNAGKPVGW, from the coding sequence ATGAACCGGGTGAACTTCATGCGTGCGCGCACCCTCGCGTCGGCGGTCGCGCTCGCGGCGCTGGTGCCGGCGCTCGCCGGGGCCCAGGCGCGGACGACGGCTTCGGCCGCCGCCGCGACGCCGCAGTCGGCCGCCGCGTTCATGGCGGAGACGGAGCGCGAGCTGGCCGAGCTGAGCCTGCGCGACAACCAGGCGGAATGGGTCGCGGCGACCTACATCACCCGCGACACCGAGGAATTGTCGGCGCGGGCGCAGAACGAGCTGGCCGTGGCGGTCCAGCGCCGGGCGCTGGCCGCGCGCCGCTTCGACAATCTTCGTCTTCCCGCCGATCTGCGGCGCAAGTTCGACCTGCTGCGCCTGTCGCTCTCGGCGCCGCCGCCGGGGAACGCCGCCGAGGCCGAGGAGCTCTCCCGCATCCGCGCCAGCATGGAGGGCGACTACGGCCGCGGCACGTACTGCAGGCAGCCCGGGCAGTGCATGGACATCAACGCGCTCTCGCGCGTGCTCGCCACCAGCCACGACCCCGCCGAGCTGCTGGACGCCTGGCAGGGGTGGCACCGCGTGGGCGCGCCCATGCGCCAGCGCTACGCCCGCTTCGTGGAGCTGTCCAACAAGGGCGCGCGCGAGCTGGGCTACAGCGACGCGGGGGCCATGTGGCGCGGCCGCTACGACATGCCGGCCGACTCGTTCAGCGCCGAGACCGACCGGCTGTGGGAGCAGGTGCGGCCGCTGTACGTGTCGCTGCACGCCTACGTCCGCCAGCGGCTGGTGGAGCAGTACGGCGCGCAGGTGGTGCCGCCCAACGGGATGATCCCCGCGCACCTGCTGGGGAACATGTGGGCGCAGGAGTGGGGGAACATCTATCCCATCGTGGCCCCGAAGGTGGCCGCCGGGCCGGGGTACGACCTGACCGAGCTGCTGAAGGCCCGCAACGTGGACTCGCCGGGGATGGCGAAGTACGCGGAGCGCTTCTTCACCTCGCTGGGCTTCCAGCCGCTGCCGCAGACCTTCTGGGAGCGGTCGATGCTGACCAGGCCGCGCGACCGCGACGTGGTGTGCCACGCCAGCGCGTGGGACATCGACGACCAGGAGGACGTGCGCATCAAGGCGTGCCTGGAGCCCACGGCCGAGGATTTCGTGACCATCCACCACGAGATGGGGCACAACATCTACCAGCGCGCGTATCGCAACCAGCCGTTCATGTTCCGGGGCGGCGCCAACGACGGCTTCCACGAGGCCATCGGCGACGCGATCGCGCTCTCCATCACCCCCGGCTACCTGAAGCAGGTGGGGCTGCTGGGCGAGATCCCGCCGCCGGCCGCCGACACCGCGCTGCTGCTGCGGCAGGCGCTGGACAAGGTGGCGTTCCTGCCGTTCGGGCTGATGGTGGACAAGTGGCGCTGGGGCGTGTTCAGCGGGCAGATCACGCCGGCCAGCTACAACGCCGCGTGGTGGCAGCTGCGCAACCGCTACCAGGGCGTGGCCGCGCCCATGCCGCGCACCGAGGCGGACTTCGATCCGGGCGCCAAGTACCACATCCCCGCCAACACGCCGTACATGCGCTACTTCCTGGCGCGCGTGCTCCAGTTCCAGTTCTACCGCGCGCTCTGCCGCGAGTCGGGGTACACGGGGCCGCTGTACCGCTGCTCGTTCTTCGGGAGCGAGGCGGCCGGCCGCAGGTTCAACCGGATGCTGGAGGCGGGGCAGAGCAAGCCGTGGCAGGAAACGCTCTTCGCGATGACGGGCGAGCGGAAGATGGACGGCACCGCCATGCTGGAGTACTTCGCGCCGCTGAAGGAGTGGCTGGACCGCCAGAACGCCGGGAAGCCCGTGGGCTGGTGA
- a CDS encoding sulfatase-like hydrolase/transferase encodes MDRRRFILDLAGAAAAIALAPSLGSGAMRLARRARPNILLIMSDDLGYGDLGITGRTDYRTPVIDQIARSGVELTQMYTAAPVCTPTRVALITGRYPARTTAGLYEPLTRQNVGVETDPPTLGLLMKAAGYETALVGKWHLGTFPRFHPLRHGWDEFYGFLGAGADYASHVDVELRRSLFQDGTRTVRTPGYLTDLFTERAVRILRRRRSRPLFLNLQYNAPHWPWQGPGDPPYPDSASFSSGGSPATYGRMVESMDTGVGRVLEALHRAGMERDTLVIFTSDNGGERFSHMGPFSAGKMTLNEGGIRVAAMARWPGVIPAGSRTGQVAVTMDLTATFLALAGTRAPAAAPPDGIDLTPALTGARGGVRRELVWRISQRRRQKAVRSGDWKYLQKDDGEFLYDLATDPGEKTDLKLAQPAVFGDLKERLAAWEREVLPPVPLDPAEA; translated from the coding sequence ATGGATCGCAGGCGCTTCATCCTGGACCTCGCCGGCGCCGCCGCGGCCATCGCCCTGGCGCCCTCCCTCGGCTCCGGCGCGATGCGGCTGGCGCGGCGCGCGCGGCCCAACATCCTGCTGATCATGTCCGACGACCTGGGGTACGGCGACTTGGGGATCACGGGGCGGACGGACTACCGCACGCCGGTGATCGACCAGATCGCGCGCTCGGGCGTGGAGCTCACGCAGATGTACACGGCGGCGCCGGTGTGCACGCCCACGCGCGTGGCGCTCATCACCGGGCGCTACCCCGCGCGCACGACGGCCGGGCTGTACGAGCCGCTGACCCGGCAGAACGTGGGCGTGGAGACGGACCCGCCCACGCTGGGGCTGCTGATGAAGGCGGCGGGGTACGAGACGGCGCTCGTGGGCAAGTGGCACCTGGGCACCTTTCCGCGCTTCCACCCGCTGCGGCACGGGTGGGACGAGTTCTACGGCTTCCTGGGCGCCGGCGCCGACTACGCCAGCCACGTGGACGTGGAGCTCCGCCGCAGCCTGTTCCAGGACGGCACGCGCACCGTCCGCACGCCGGGGTACCTCACCGACCTGTTCACCGAGCGCGCGGTCCGCATCCTCCGGCGCCGGCGGTCGCGGCCGCTCTTCCTGAACCTCCAGTACAACGCGCCGCACTGGCCGTGGCAGGGGCCCGGCGACCCGCCGTACCCCGACTCCGCCTCGTTCAGCTCCGGCGGCTCGCCGGCGACGTACGGGCGGATGGTGGAGAGCATGGACACGGGCGTGGGGCGGGTGCTGGAGGCGCTGCACCGCGCGGGGATGGAGCGCGACACGCTGGTGATCTTCACCAGCGACAACGGGGGCGAGCGCTTCTCGCACATGGGGCCGTTCAGCGCGGGGAAGATGACGCTGAACGAGGGCGGCATCCGCGTGGCGGCCATGGCGCGCTGGCCCGGCGTGATCCCCGCCGGGAGCCGCACCGGCCAGGTGGCGGTGACGATGGACCTGACCGCCACCTTCCTGGCGCTGGCGGGCACGCGCGCCCCGGCCGCCGCGCCGCCCGACGGCATCGACCTGACGCCGGCGCTCACCGGCGCGCGCGGAGGCGTCCGCCGCGAGCTGGTCTGGCGCATCTCGCAGCGCCGCAGGCAGAAGGCGGTGCGCAGCGGCGACTGGAAGTACCTGCAAAAGGACGACGGGGAGTTCCTGTACGACCTCGCCACCGATCCGGGGGAGAAGACGGACCTGAAGCTCGCCCAGCCCGCGGTGTTCGGGGACCTGAAGGAGCGGCTGGCCGCGTGGGAGCGCGAGGTGCTGCCGCCCGTGCCGCTCGATCCCGCGGAGGCGTGA
- a CDS encoding VTT domain-containing protein, translated as MSYLLLCLTSFAICGAGALLPFVNTEIYLIGASALMPRAMWVPLVIAGSLGAMAGKVLLYLAGRGVVKLPKGRVQRGITAMQAKMEARPKTGKLLYAVSAVVGLPPFYVTTIAAGAVEMNFVFFLLAGLAGRIVRFAAVVALPHMASGWAS; from the coding sequence GTGTCCTATCTCCTGCTCTGCCTGACCTCGTTCGCGATCTGCGGTGCGGGGGCGCTGCTTCCGTTCGTGAACACGGAGATCTACCTGATCGGCGCCTCGGCGCTGATGCCGCGGGCGATGTGGGTGCCGCTGGTGATCGCCGGCTCGCTGGGGGCGATGGCGGGGAAGGTGCTGCTGTACCTGGCCGGCCGCGGCGTGGTGAAGCTGCCGAAGGGGCGCGTGCAGCGCGGCATCACCGCCATGCAGGCGAAGATGGAGGCGCGGCCGAAGACGGGAAAGCTGCTCTACGCCGTGAGCGCCGTGGTCGGCCTGCCGCCCTTCTACGTGACCACCATCGCCGCCGGGGCGGTGGAGATGAACTTCGTGTTCTTCCTCCTCGCCGGGCTCGCGGGGCGCATCGTCCGCTTCGCCGCCGTGGTCGCACTGCCGCACATGGCATCCGGATGGGCGAGCTGA
- a CDS encoding pinensin family lanthipeptide, whose protein sequence is MARPRIEDLQVSSFETSVDTASTGTVIDTQQIDCWSPLCMDTQQRTCPTKETVAAAG, encoded by the coding sequence ATGGCACGCCCGAGAATCGAAGACCTGCAGGTCTCGTCGTTCGAGACCTCCGTCGACACCGCCTCGACCGGCACCGTCATCGACACGCAGCAGATCGACTGCTGGTCGCCGCTGTGCATGGACACGCAGCAGCGCACCTGCCCCACCAAGGAGACCGTCGCCGCGGCCGGCTGA